TTGTTCAGATAACCTATACCAAAGTGTTTATCTTGATTGCCTCATTTGCAGGCATGCTGCTGCTTACCTGGATAATCAGCCATACCCGCTTAGGACGGATGTGTCGTGCGGTACAGCAGGATCGCAAAATGGCCTCAATTCTGGGGATTAATACCGACAGAATCATCTCTTTGGTCTTTGTCATCGGTGCGGCGATGGCAGGTCTGGCGGGCGTGTTAATCACCATGAACTACGGCACATTTGATTTCTACGTTGGGTTCGTCATCGGCATTAAGGCCTTCACCGCAGCGGTGCTTGGCGGCATTGGTTCCCTCCCCGGCGCAATGCTCGGCGGGCTGATTCTCGGTGTGGCTGAAGCGCAGTTTTCCGGGATGGTGAACTCAGATTACAAAGATGTATTTTCGTTTGGATTGCTGGTCGTGATCCTGATTTTCCGTCCTCAGGGACTGCTTGGCCGGCCCATCGTTGCCAAAGTATGAGGGAGAATGATATGACACCCCATGCGGTTTCACCTGAGCGTTTTTCGCTAAAACGCTGCATCCTGGACACCCTTTTTGCCGGAATGGTCGCGCTCGTTATTTTCGGTCCAATTGCCGGTGTCGTGCTGGATGGATACCGTTTTAACTTCGCCGGGCAACGTCTGGCATGGATTGTTTTCACCGTCATGCTGGGGCGTTTTTTACTCAGTGCGTTTCTGGGAAGCCCGACTGGCGCGCGTTTCATGGCACGTTTTGAGACGGAAAACACCGGCGTTTACGTCCGTCCACCGGATTATAAGAGCCGCATGCGCTGGATCCTTCCCCTGATCATCGCCCTGGCGGTCTGCTTTCCGTTCGTCGCCACCAAATATGTGCTGACCGTGGCAATCCTGGGACTGATCTACGTGCTGCTCGGTCTGGGGCTGAACATTGTGGTCGGGCTGGCAGGCTTACTGGACCTCGGTTATGTCGCCTTTTATGCCATCGGGGCTTATGGGCTGGCGCTGGGATATCAATATCTGGGGCTCGGTTTCTGGACGATGCTACCGTTAGCGGCCCTGATGGCCGCTGCCGCGGGAGCATTACTGGGTTTTCCTGTACTGCGTATGCATGGTGATTATCTGGCGATTGTCACCCTGGGTTTCGGCGAAATTATCCGTCTCATACTGAACAACTGGCTGACATTTACCGGCGGCCCTAACGGTGTATCTGCCCCGCCGCCTACCTTTTTTGGCCTG
This sequence is a window from Enterobacter sp. RHBSTW-00994. Protein-coding genes within it:
- the livM gene encoding high-affinity branched-chain amino acid ABC transporter permease LivM: MTPHAVSPERFSLKRCILDTLFAGMVALVIFGPIAGVVLDGYRFNFAGQRLAWIVFTVMLGRFLLSAFLGSPTGARFMARFETENTGVYVRPPDYKSRMRWILPLIIALAVCFPFVATKYVLTVAILGLIYVLLGLGLNIVVGLAGLLDLGYVAFYAIGAYGLALGYQYLGLGFWTMLPLAALMAAAAGALLGFPVLRMHGDYLAIVTLGFGEIIRLILNNWLTFTGGPNGVSAPPPTFFGLEFGRRAKEGGVPFHEFFHLTYNPNMKFIFIYAVLLMVVLLVLYIKHRLTRMPIGRAWEALREDEIACRSMGLNHVLVKLSAFTLGASTAGIAGVFFATYQGFVNPTSFTFFESALILAIVVLGGMGSTVGVVLAAFVLTVTPELLRSFAEYRVLLFGMLMVVMMIWRPRGLIRINRTGFAVRKGVAP
- a CDS encoding branched-chain amino acid ABC transporter permease LivH (LivHMGF is the membrane component of the LIV-I/LS branched-chain amino acid transporter), encoding MSTFFLQQLINGLTLGSVYGLIAIGYTMVYGIIGMINFAHGEVYMISAYLCAIGLALLSFFGLQSFPLLILGTLVFTIVVTGVYGWTIERIAYKPLRNSTRLAPLISAIGMSLILQNYAQISQGPRQQGVPTMLDGVLRFHLGDGFVQITYTKVFILIASFAGMLLLTWIISHTRLGRMCRAVQQDRKMASILGINTDRIISLVFVIGAAMAGLAGVLITMNYGTFDFYVGFVIGIKAFTAAVLGGIGSLPGAMLGGLILGVAEAQFSGMVNSDYKDVFSFGLLVVILIFRPQGLLGRPIVAKV